In one Thermodesulfobium acidiphilum genomic region, the following are encoded:
- the amrB gene encoding AmmeMemoRadiSam system protein B, protein MRPAYVSGYFYPLRESDLLKFMSEVILDVPKRKVKGAVVPHAGYNFSGSIAGKVYSSIECPDTFLLVGPKHSMESDGIFLSQTSWATPLGEVMPDRDLGESLLHHCEFIHLNERVHANEHSLEVQVPFIKYVCPKAKILPIAVSTTSEGILSSTGKCIASVLKESNKSVVVVMSSDLNHHEPQEITMEKDEKVIKNLMSLDSRGLLRTVYEEDVSMCGAWSCFLGLTILKELGATKAELLEHRTSGDVNMDYTQVVGYTGILFE, encoded by the coding sequence TTGAGACCAGCTTATGTTTCTGGATACTTTTATCCGCTTAGAGAAAGCGATTTGTTGAAGTTTATGTCCGAAGTCATATTAGACGTTCCTAAAAGAAAAGTAAAAGGAGCAGTGGTACCTCACGCGGGATATAATTTTTCTGGTTCTATTGCAGGGAAAGTTTACTCTTCAATTGAGTGCCCAGATACTTTTTTACTTGTTGGCCCAAAACATTCAATGGAATCTGATGGAATATTTTTATCACAAACTTCATGGGCCACTCCACTTGGCGAGGTTATGCCTGATAGGGATTTGGGGGAATCTTTACTCCATCATTGTGAATTTATCCATCTAAATGAGAGAGTTCATGCGAATGAGCACTCTCTTGAGGTTCAGGTTCCGTTTATAAAATACGTCTGTCCTAAAGCAAAGATTTTACCTATTGCTGTTTCTACGACTTCAGAGGGGATTCTTTCTTCAACAGGAAAATGTATAGCAAGTGTACTTAAAGAATCCAATAAATCTGTTGTCGTGGTTATGAGTAGCGATTTGAATCATCATGAGCCGCAAGAGATAACAATGGAAAAGGATGAGAAAGTAATTAAAAATTTGATGTCATTAGATTCAAGGGGCTTGCTTAGGACTGTTTATGAAGAAGACGTTTCTATGTGTGGAGCATGGTCCTGCTTTCTTGGTTTGACAATATTAAAAGAATTGGGAGCTACTAAGGCCGAACTTTTAGAACACAGGACTTCTGGTGATGTGAATATGGATTATACTCAGGTAGTGGGTTATACAGGCATCTTGTTTGAATAA
- the cutA gene encoding divalent-cation tolerance protein CutA, producing the protein MRGLKKISRDKPCIAIITAPEKDAVVLARKLIESKVAACVNICKYVESIYVWQGTIVEDTEDILIVKTFLSLKEKFKTLVLENHPYDTPEIIFLKLEDVEVRYLSWMREVLMG; encoded by the coding sequence ATGAGAGGTTTAAAAAAGATTTCAAGAGATAAACCTTGTATAGCAATAATAACTGCTCCAGAGAAAGATGCTGTAGTTCTTGCGAGAAAATTAATTGAGTCAAAGGTTGCTGCTTGTGTAAATATTTGTAAATATGTAGAATCAATTTATGTTTGGCAAGGTACAATAGTAGAAGATACAGAAGATATATTGATTGTAAAAACATTTTTATCTTTGAAAGAGAAATTTAAGACTTTAGTTTTAGAAAATCATCCATATGATACGCCTGAAATAATTTTTCTAAAGTTAGAAGACGTCGAGGTACGATATCTATCCTGGATGAGAGAGGTCCTAATGGGCTGA
- a CDS encoding MlaE family ABC transporter permease produces MNYFIEFFSDVGQLSYLFFRSIVALLTVRFRFFLFLDQCFMIGVESVPIVFITSLFVGMVFSIQTAREFVFYGAGSVVGGVVGIAIIRELGPMITGVVVAGRVGSAMAAEIGTMKVTEQIDALLSMSVDPIFYLVAPRVFACMLMLPLLTVIANLAGVIGGYFVAVYYGGVIPSSFVESIKFLVKVWDIEASLIKAMIFGCIISLIGTFIGLRTKAGARGVGNSTMLSVVISLILIFVFNYFLSMVMFSR; encoded by the coding sequence ATGAATTATTTTATCGAATTTTTTTCTGATGTAGGGCAACTATCTTATCTATTCTTCAGATCCATTGTTGCTTTATTAACTGTAAGGTTTAGATTTTTTTTGTTTTTGGATCAGTGTTTTATGATTGGAGTAGAATCTGTACCTATTGTGTTTATTACTTCCCTTTTTGTGGGCATGGTGTTTTCCATCCAAACTGCTAGAGAATTTGTCTTTTATGGGGCTGGTTCTGTTGTTGGCGGAGTAGTAGGTATCGCAATAATTAGAGAATTAGGTCCGATGATAACAGGGGTTGTTGTTGCGGGAAGAGTTGGCTCTGCTATGGCTGCTGAAATAGGTACAATGAAAGTTACTGAGCAGATTGATGCCCTTTTATCCATGTCGGTTGATCCAATTTTTTATCTTGTTGCTCCAAGAGTTTTTGCCTGTATGTTAATGTTGCCCCTCTTAACTGTTATTGCAAACTTAGCAGGAGTTATAGGTGGATATTTTGTTGCTGTTTATTACGGTGGAGTTATACCTTCATCCTTTGTGGAATCTATAAAGTTTCTTGTTAAAGTTTGGGACATTGAAGCAAGCCTTATAAAGGCTATGATATTTGGTTGTATTATATCACTTATTGGGACGTTTATAGGTTTAAGAACAAAGGCTGGAGCTAGAGGTGTCGGAAATTCTACAATGCTTTCTGTCGTTATTTCTTTAATTTTAATCTTTGTTTTTAATTATTTCCTTTCAATGGTAATGTTCTCACGATGA
- a CDS encoding ABC transporter ATP-binding protein, which translates to MIKFSNVFKSFGGRTVLEDISFFIPDNKITVIMGPSGCGKSTVLRLMIGLMKPDSGIIEIMGNNITKISDKELFEIRKNMGMVFQAGALFDSLNVIDNVSFFLKEHKLKSKEEIDSLSLEALKFVGLEDSAYLYPSELSGGMQRRVAIARTIVYRPKIVLFDEPTTGLDPHTSRIIEDLIRNLKEQTGALILIVSHVFQTAFRLAERIIYLDNKKILFDGEPRDFVKFDNAFVQTFLGPEGKKIFFNYNT; encoded by the coding sequence ATGATAAAATTTTCTAACGTCTTTAAGAGTTTTGGGGGGAGAACTGTTCTTGAAGATATAAGCTTTTTTATACCAGACAACAAAATAACAGTTATCATGGGACCATCGGGTTGTGGAAAGAGTACTGTTTTAAGACTTATGATAGGACTTATGAAACCGGATTCTGGAATAATTGAGATTATGGGCAACAACATTACAAAAATTTCTGATAAAGAGCTATTTGAAATTAGAAAAAATATGGGTATGGTATTTCAAGCTGGAGCCTTATTTGATTCTTTAAACGTAATCGATAATGTATCATTTTTTTTAAAAGAACATAAACTAAAATCTAAAGAAGAGATTGATTCTTTATCCCTTGAGGCCTTAAAGTTTGTAGGTTTAGAAGATAGCGCTTATCTGTATCCATCAGAACTTTCAGGTGGCATGCAAAGAAGAGTAGCAATTGCAAGGACAATTGTATATCGACCAAAAATAGTTTTATTTGATGAGCCAACAACAGGGCTTGATCCTCATACGAGCAGAATTATTGAAGATTTAATTAGAAATCTTAAAGAGCAAACAGGAGCTCTTATATTAATTGTTAGCCATGTGTTTCAAACTGCATTTAGATTGGCTGAAAGGATAATTTATTTAGATAACAAGAAAATATTATTTGATGGTGAACCTAGGGATTTTGTAAAATTTGATAACGCTTTTGTCCAAACCTTTTTGGGTCCAGAGGGTAAAAAGATATTTTTCAATTATAATACTTAA
- a CDS encoding MlaD family protein, whose amino-acid sequence MEKGKAVKVGIFVLATLILLAGSILWFQSDFLKPMYRIVAYFPDVSGLSVDAPVYYMGVKVGRIKRITPTLYKGVETVILIKKDILIPKGSYFSIGTYGLVGDKFISITPPKSITKEYLTDGATVIGTSPPTYEDILNETSVLLVRVSNLTKDLHDTLLNPESKESIKKTLFLASSIATNIDRFTRVLSDLAYKNESDVNQTISNLRGFSEYLLAISKNIDKGVSDPELFPSIKSALLNINEASKNVANLASNLNDIVKDKKTKEEIKQTITNASEITERSKKVLDYLANTKITPQVRVFSGPKDRREGAFFLDIHPPGDRFYRFGVRDSGGKTKVDAQAGQKINDNLDVRIGYMNSHLGAGLDVHYGRFGVESEIYDPKRTTLDSILSYSITKDVDLLMYLKDLTRSDREVLGGVRYKFDN is encoded by the coding sequence TTGGAAAAAGGTAAAGCTGTAAAGGTAGGTATATTTGTACTTGCTACATTAATTTTGCTTGCGGGCTCTATTTTGTGGTTCCAAAGCGATTTCCTAAAGCCGATGTATAGAATAGTTGCATATTTTCCTGATGTAAGCGGTCTTTCGGTTGATGCGCCCGTTTATTATATGGGCGTTAAAGTTGGCAGAATTAAAAGGATTACTCCTACTCTTTATAAAGGCGTCGAAACTGTAATATTGATAAAAAAAGATATTCTAATACCTAAAGGTTCTTATTTTTCAATAGGAACTTACGGTTTGGTAGGGGACAAGTTTATAAGTATAACCCCACCAAAGTCTATAACCAAAGAATATTTAACTGATGGGGCTACAGTAATTGGCACTTCTCCTCCTACCTATGAAGATATTCTGAACGAAACAAGTGTTTTGCTGGTAAGGGTTAGCAATCTTACAAAAGATCTTCACGATACTCTTTTGAACCCAGAGTCCAAAGAATCAATAAAGAAAACGCTTTTCCTTGCATCTTCTATAGCAACAAATATAGACAGGTTTACAAGGGTTTTAAGCGATTTAGCTTATAAAAACGAATCCGACGTAAATCAAACTATTAGCAATCTAAGAGGTTTTTCTGAGTATCTTCTGGCAATATCAAAAAATATTGATAAGGGAGTATCGGATCCTGAGCTATTTCCCTCTATAAAAAGCGCGTTGTTGAATATTAATGAGGCATCTAAAAACGTTGCAAACCTGGCTTCCAATCTAAATGATATTGTAAAGGATAAAAAAACCAAAGAAGAGATAAAACAAACTATTACAAATGCTAGCGAAATTACTGAAAGATCAAAGAAAGTGTTGGATTATCTTGCTAATACAAAGATTACTCCACAAGTAAGAGTTTTTAGTGGTCCTAAAGACAGAAGAGAGGGAGCTTTCTTTCTAGACATACATCCGCCTGGAGACAGATTCTATAGATTTGGAGTAAGGGATTCTGGCGGCAAAACTAAAGTTGATGCTCAAGCAGGGCAGAAGATAAATGATAATTTAGACGTTCGTATTGGATACATGAACTCCCACCTTGGAGCAGGTTTAGATGTACACTACGGTCGATTTGGTGTTGAAAGTGAAATATACGATCCAAAGCGTACTACTCTTGATAGCATTTTATCGTATTCAATTACTAAAGACGTTGATCTTTTAATGTATCTCAAAGACCTTACCAGAAGTGATAGAGAAGTGCTGGGCGGAGTAAGATATAAATTTGATAATTAA
- the apgM gene encoding 2,3-bisphosphoglycerate-independent phosphoglycerate mutase, protein MAFLLVVLDGSAEEPLRILDNRTPLEVAKMSNLDCIAKMSRTFRSNFVPKSLPCGSEVANMAILGYDPIKYYTGRGALEAASLGLKIKEGMAAFRLNLVYASDKVMLDHSAGHIKTEVARRLIVETREHILGNINAEIYPGVSYRHILVGDEIWLNAKLTPPHDILGLEYIDYLPDCEELKALINNSIKVFRDYVSGNLDLKVSMVWPWGGGRVVNLPKLKDKFGFRGAVISAVDLINGLGILCGLEPVKVDNITGFIDSNFIGKAYGAVEASRYYDFVMVHIEAPDECAHRGDPFLKISALEKIDSEFFSVILNNLSLFEKILVVSDHLTSCDIKTHKHGDVPVLFYDRSYKGKLENTRFTESFSSGSKFIVGHKLLEELIS, encoded by the coding sequence TTGGCTTTTTTACTGGTTGTTTTAGATGGTAGTGCTGAAGAGCCGCTAAGGATCTTGGATAATAGAACTCCCCTTGAAGTTGCAAAGATGTCCAATTTGGATTGTATTGCTAAAATGAGTAGAACTTTTAGATCCAACTTTGTTCCCAAAAGCCTTCCTTGTGGATCCGAAGTAGCTAATATGGCCATATTAGGATACGATCCGATTAAATATTATACTGGAAGAGGTGCTCTTGAGGCTGCAAGCCTTGGATTGAAAATTAAAGAAGGTATGGCAGCGTTTAGGTTAAACTTAGTGTATGCTTCTGACAAAGTAATGTTAGATCATTCTGCTGGACATATAAAGACAGAAGTTGCGAGAAGGTTAATTGTTGAAACAAGAGAACATATTTTAGGTAACATTAATGCTGAAATTTATCCAGGAGTGAGCTACAGGCACATTCTTGTGGGTGATGAGATTTGGCTGAATGCAAAGCTTACTCCTCCACACGATATTCTAGGCTTAGAATATATAGATTATTTACCAGATTGTGAAGAGCTAAAAGCCTTAATAAATAACTCTATAAAAGTTTTTAGGGACTATGTTTCTGGTAATTTAGATTTAAAAGTAAGCATGGTGTGGCCATGGGGTGGTGGAAGAGTTGTAAATTTGCCGAAGTTAAAAGATAAATTTGGGTTTAGAGGTGCCGTTATAAGTGCTGTGGATCTTATAAATGGTTTGGGGATCTTGTGTGGTTTAGAACCAGTTAAAGTAGATAATATAACTGGTTTTATTGATTCTAATTTTATAGGTAAAGCTTACGGTGCAGTTGAGGCTTCAAGATATTATGACTTTGTTATGGTCCACATTGAAGCTCCTGACGAATGCGCTCACAGAGGAGACCCCTTTCTAAAGATATCTGCTCTTGAAAAGATAGATAGCGAGTTTTTTTCAGTTATTTTAAATAATTTATCATTATTCGAAAAGATTCTCGTAGTTTCTGATCATCTAACCTCTTGTGACATAAAAACTCACAAACATGGCGATGTGCCAGTACTCTTTTATGATAGATCTTATAAGGGTAAACTAGAAAACACAAGATTTACAGAATCCTTTTCATCAGGTTCAAAATTTATTGTTGGTCACAAATTATTAGAAGAGTTAATCTCTTAA
- the thrB gene encoding homoserine kinase, with the protein MDRFYEKIPCSTSNLGAGYDVFGLSLELFLEIEARFGLRKVINLPRHLENSLLNIESKVHKILSIEKPKSLTWNVNSKIPIGKGLGSSASLIVGILKIVSFAHSIRLSDQELIALASSIEGHPDNVSPTILGGLTISFTDPDGNFKAIKASIREFPKSVVFVPDFSLQTRKARQVVPCEVKVSDAIKNISQTNIILESLYSKRYNIMKYAIHDRLHENYRASLIPGYIEVKNKIMNDGAYFASLSGAGPSIFAFVPEDFDPEGAVHKWLEFGVKAKYYFLNVYLK; encoded by the coding sequence ATGGACAGATTCTATGAAAAAATACCTTGTAGCACTTCAAATTTGGGTGCAGGTTACGATGTGTTTGGACTTTCTTTAGAACTGTTTTTAGAGATTGAGGCAAGGTTTGGGCTCAGGAAAGTCATCAATCTTCCAAGACATCTTGAGAACTCACTATTAAATATCGAATCTAAAGTTCACAAAATACTTTCAATAGAAAAACCTAAAAGTTTAACCTGGAATGTAAATAGCAAAATTCCAATAGGAAAAGGTTTGGGTTCCAGCGCTTCCTTGATAGTAGGTATATTAAAAATTGTTTCATTTGCCCATTCTATTAGATTGAGCGATCAAGAACTTATTGCTCTGGCATCCTCAATAGAAGGTCATCCTGATAACGTTTCTCCCACAATATTGGGTGGGTTAACTATATCTTTTACCGATCCTGATGGTAACTTTAAGGCCATCAAGGCTTCTATAAGGGAGTTCCCTAAAAGTGTTGTTTTTGTTCCAGACTTTTCGCTTCAAACCAGAAAAGCAAGACAGGTTGTCCCTTGTGAGGTTAAGGTTTCTGACGCTATAAAAAATATTTCTCAAACCAATATTATTTTGGAGTCCCTATATAGCAAAAGATATAATATTATGAAATACGCTATACACGATAGGTTGCATGAAAACTATCGCGCTAGTTTGATCCCTGGTTATATAGAGGTAAAGAACAAAATTATGAACGATGGAGCTTATTTTGCCTCCTTATCTGGAGCAGGGCCTTCTATATTTGCTTTTGTTCCGGAAGACTTTGATCCCGAAGGTGCTGTGCATAAATGGCTAGAATTTGGAGTAAAAGCAAAGTATTATTTTTTGAACGTATATCTGAAGTAA
- a CDS encoding aspartate kinase gives MLVVKKFGGTSVGSPERVKHVANLIKRSVQNGDKVVVVVSAMGDSTDHLVSLAGQITNNPSPREMDVLLSTGEQVSIALMVMALNEIGIEAISFTGWQANIRTSCVHEKARVLSIDPRLLLDALNADKIPVVAGFQGIADDNSITTLGRGGSDTTAVAIAAAIKADLCEIYTDVKGVFTTDPRVVKEARQIMTVTYDEMMELALLGAKVLHPRSVELAKHYGVVLKVLSSFDDCQGTEVREVTDMENRNVVTGIAFDEDVAKVGIIKVPDRPGIAYKIFGSLAEENINVDVIVQSISPDTNFTEMAFTLSLKDLLKALKILKVVSKEIGAQGVVYDDNVAKVSIVGAGMGDRPGVAATMFKALADVNINLQMVSTSEIKISCIIAREDVKKAVKAIHDAFNLDKEGFSCD, from the coding sequence TTGCTAGTTGTTAAAAAATTCGGAGGCACTTCTGTTGGAAGTCCTGAAAGAGTTAAACACGTTGCAAATCTTATCAAAAGATCTGTTCAAAACGGTGATAAAGTGGTTGTAGTTGTTTCTGCAATGGGGGATTCCACCGATCATCTTGTTTCTCTAGCAGGTCAGATTACGAATAATCCCTCTCCTAGAGAAATGGATGTTTTGCTTTCCACTGGAGAACAGGTTTCTATAGCTTTAATGGTTATGGCACTTAATGAAATAGGTATAGAAGCTATCTCTTTTACAGGTTGGCAAGCAAATATAAGGACGAGTTGTGTACATGAAAAAGCAAGAGTATTATCAATAGATCCAAGATTATTGTTAGATGCTTTAAATGCAGATAAAATACCGGTAGTAGCAGGTTTTCAGGGTATTGCTGATGATAATTCTATAACTACACTTGGAAGAGGAGGATCCGATACTACAGCTGTTGCTATTGCTGCTGCTATAAAAGCTGATTTATGTGAGATATATACTGATGTAAAGGGAGTTTTTACAACAGACCCAAGGGTAGTAAAGGAAGCCAGACAAATAATGACAGTTACATACGATGAAATGATGGAGTTAGCTCTTTTGGGTGCAAAGGTTTTGCACCCCAGATCGGTAGAACTTGCTAAGCACTATGGAGTGGTGTTGAAAGTGCTTTCAAGTTTTGATGATTGTCAAGGTACAGAAGTTAGGGAGGTGACAGATATGGAAAATAGAAATGTTGTAACAGGAATTGCTTTTGATGAGGACGTTGCAAAAGTTGGCATAATAAAGGTTCCTGATAGACCAGGAATAGCGTATAAAATTTTTGGAAGTCTTGCAGAAGAAAATATTAACGTTGACGTTATAGTACAATCTATTTCTCCTGATACGAATTTTACTGAAATGGCATTCACTTTATCTTTAAAAGATCTTCTTAAAGCTCTTAAGATTCTAAAAGTGGTTTCTAAAGAGATAGGAGCTCAAGGGGTCGTATATGACGATAATGTAGCAAAGGTATCAATTGTAGGAGCTGGTATGGGAGATAGGCCAGGAGTTGCTGCTACTATGTTTAAGGCTCTGGCCGATGTAAATATTAATCTTCAAATGGTTTCAACGTCAGAGATCAAGATATCCTGTATAATTGCAAGAGAAGATGTTAAAAAGGCAGTTAAAGCTATTCACGATGCCTTCAATCTTGATAAGGAGGGTTTTTCTTGTGATTAG
- a CDS encoding homocysteine biosynthesis protein has translation MIRTIEEINEKISKDEVVVLTAKEAYDLVKEEGVKKAASQVDIVTTGTFGAMCSSGVFLNFGHTEPPLKMETVKLNSVSAYGYIAAVDAYLGATARSSENPEYGGAHVIEDLLSGKRIRLEASGTGTDCYPKKDLDTKITLDQINEAIMFNPRNCYQNYAAATNSSDTRLYTYMGALLPKYGNVNYATCGMWSPLLKDPEYRTIGIGTRIFFGGSIGYVAWHGTQHNSSKPRDENNLPIGPAGTLALIGNLKAMNKRYVRGAYFEGYGVSLMMGVGIPIPVIDEDMMQQLSLGNEDIKTVIVDYSVASRSRPIVREVSYQELRSGFVEIHGRKVPTGSTSSWALAREIATVLKQMILEKRFFLSEPVEPLPKDRIVKPLEVRRR, from the coding sequence GTGATTAGAACGATAGAGGAGATTAACGAGAAGATTAGTAAAGATGAGGTTGTAGTTTTAACTGCTAAAGAGGCTTATGATCTTGTTAAAGAAGAGGGAGTCAAAAAAGCTGCTTCACAGGTAGATATTGTTACTACGGGAACTTTTGGAGCTATGTGTTCATCCGGGGTATTCTTAAATTTTGGTCACACTGAGCCTCCTTTAAAGATGGAAACTGTAAAGTTGAATTCAGTTTCAGCTTATGGTTATATTGCTGCAGTTGATGCTTATCTTGGTGCTACTGCTAGATCTTCTGAAAATCCAGAATATGGCGGTGCACATGTGATTGAAGATCTTTTGTCAGGTAAAAGAATTAGACTTGAAGCTTCAGGTACTGGTACTGATTGTTATCCTAAAAAAGACTTAGATACAAAGATAACTCTTGATCAAATAAATGAAGCAATAATGTTTAATCCAAGAAATTGCTATCAAAATTATGCTGCAGCAACTAACTCTTCTGACACAAGACTATATACCTATATGGGGGCGCTTTTGCCAAAATATGGCAACGTTAATTATGCTACATGCGGAATGTGGTCTCCATTACTCAAAGATCCTGAGTATAGGACAATAGGTATAGGAACGAGGATTTTTTTTGGCGGGTCTATAGGTTATGTGGCGTGGCACGGTACTCAACACAATTCGTCAAAACCTAGAGATGAAAATAATTTGCCAATTGGACCTGCTGGTACGCTCGCCTTAATTGGAAATTTGAAAGCTATGAACAAAAGATATGTTAGAGGGGCATACTTTGAAGGTTATGGAGTATCTTTAATGATGGGAGTAGGCATACCTATCCCAGTAATAGATGAAGATATGATGCAGCAGTTATCTCTTGGCAATGAGGATATAAAAACAGTAATTGTTGATTATTCTGTTGCTTCGCGTTCGCGACCAATTGTGAGAGAAGTAAGTTATCAGGAATTAAGAAGCGGTTTTGTTGAAATACATGGAAGAAAGGTACCAACAGGTTCTACCTCTTCGTGGGCACTGGCAAGAGAGATAGCTACAGTTTTGAAACAGATGATCCTGGAAAAGAGGTTTTTCTTAAGTGAGCCAGTAGAGCCATTGCCTAAGGATAGAATAGTAAAGCCATTGGAGGTAAGGAGAAGATGA
- a CDS encoding NIL domain-containing protein, with protein MSTEIVKKKLILSFSPELAELPITYHLVKDFDLVVNILRAQISPEKEGRLMLEIEGEKGKLERGISYLQSNKIRVDSLEKELFHDKDLCVNCGLCVGVCASRALVLDENDELKFIKEKCVMCGICVKICPRRAFKIEL; from the coding sequence ATGAGCACAGAGATTGTTAAAAAGAAACTAATATTGAGTTTTTCTCCTGAACTCGCTGAGCTTCCGATTACATATCACCTCGTAAAGGACTTTGATCTTGTGGTTAATATTCTTAGAGCTCAGATATCTCCAGAAAAAGAGGGGAGATTGATGCTCGAGATTGAAGGCGAAAAGGGGAAACTTGAAAGAGGTATTAGCTATTTGCAGAGTAACAAGATCAGAGTGGACTCTCTTGAAAAGGAATTGTTTCACGATAAAGATCTTTGCGTGAATTGTGGACTTTGCGTTGGCGTATGTGCAAGCAGAGCTCTAGTTCTTGATGAGAACGATGAACTTAAATTTATAAAAGAGAAGTGTGTAATGTGTGGTATATGTGTAAAGATCTGTCCGAGAAGGGCTTTTAAGATAGAGTTATAG
- the pfkB gene encoding 1-phosphofructokinase: protein MIYTITLNPALDRQIWVEDIKYDESNRIVREATYAGGKGIDVSRVLANFGADNVALGFVGGFSGEELEGRLLNDGVRCNFTYISANTRTNIVLNDEKTKSQTLFNAIGPEIQPQDLMRLIKQIQNLSNPEYVIISGSLPVGVQPAFYNKLIDIAKEIGAKVVFDTDGKAMKVGLSSKPHVIKPNIHELERLVDKKLKYVPEIAQEARSICKRGISIVLVSMGANGMLCISSTEEYWAFPPPVSVQNTIGAGDSSVAGFVLALKEGKSLKEALAFAVAAGTATTTRPGTAVCLPEDVEAIYPNVTFRDIV from the coding sequence ATGATATACACAATAACTTTAAATCCAGCTCTTGACAGACAGATATGGGTTGAAGACATAAAGTATGACGAATCAAATAGAATTGTTCGTGAAGCTACTTATGCAGGTGGAAAAGGAATAGATGTTTCCAGAGTTCTTGCTAATTTTGGAGCCGATAACGTTGCCTTAGGATTCGTTGGTGGTTTTTCTGGAGAAGAGCTTGAGGGCAGATTGCTTAACGATGGCGTAAGGTGCAATTTTACTTATATTTCTGCTAACACGAGGACAAATATAGTTTTAAACGACGAAAAGACAAAATCTCAAACTCTTTTTAATGCTATAGGTCCTGAGATACAGCCGCAAGATTTAATGAGGCTTATAAAACAGATTCAAAATCTCTCTAACCCTGAATACGTTATCATTAGTGGCAGTTTGCCTGTTGGTGTTCAACCAGCTTTTTATAACAAACTTATAGATATAGCCAAAGAGATTGGTGCGAAAGTGGTTTTTGATACTGATGGCAAAGCTATGAAAGTTGGTCTTTCCAGTAAACCTCATGTAATAAAGCCGAATATTCACGAATTAGAAAGATTGGTAGACAAAAAACTTAAATATGTACCTGAAATTGCTCAGGAAGCAAGATCTATTTGTAAGAGAGGAATTAGTATAGTATTGGTTTCTATGGGTGCAAATGGAATGCTTTGCATCAGCTCTACAGAAGAATATTGGGCATTTCCTCCACCTGTTAGTGTTCAAAATACCATTGGTGCAGGTGATTCCTCTGTTGCAGGTTTTGTATTGGCATTGAAGGAGGGCAAAAGTTTAAAAGAAGCTCTTGCTTTTGCCGTGGCAGCTGGAACAGCTACTACTACGAGGCCAGGTACAGCAGTTTGTTTGCCTGAAGATGTAGAAGCTATTTATCCAAATGTAACTTTCAGAGATATTGTTTAA